The window ACCTTGAGCGTTCGTTGACAAGGGATGTCCCCTGGTATACAATGGCTTTAGTTTCGTAGCGAATAGAGGTGATTACCGGTGGATCAGGAACAAGAAAACATCATCGTCCTGACTGATGAAGACGGTAACGAACTGGAGTTTGAGGAACTGGACCGCGTCGAAGTCGATGGCAAGGAATACGCCATCCTGCTGCCTCTCGATGACGAAGAGGATGAAGCCATTATCCTCCGCGTCGAGTATGAGGAAAACGGCGAAGAAGTGTTCAGCCATATCGAAGACGACGAAGAATGGGAAAAGGTCGCTGACTTCTGGCAGGAACTGAGCGAAGAAGACGGCGAAGAAGAGTAACCCGGTAACCCCTTGTACGGAAGGCCATCCGAATGTTCGGATGGCTTTTTGCATGTGGCCGTTTACGCGGACCCTTACGTATGTCATGCATGACCGTTACT of the Heliomicrobium undosum genome contains:
- a CDS encoding DUF1292 domain-containing protein; the protein is MDQEQENIIVLTDEDGNELEFEELDRVEVDGKEYAILLPLDDEEDEAIILRVEYEENGEEVFSHIEDDEEWEKVADFWQELSEEDGEEE